The window CGCCACCCTCGTCGACCGCATGTCGTGCGCGCCGGCGCGCATCTTCCACCTTCCGGGCGGGACGTTGCGCCGCGGGAGCGTGGCCGACATCACCGTTTTCGATCCGGCCGCCCGATGGCAGGTCGACCCCGCAACGTTCCTCTCGAAGGGACGCAACACGCCGTATGCAGGAAAGACATTGACCGGGCGAGCCACGTGTACCATAGTGGCCGGGCGGATCGTCCATCGGCAGGCGAGTTAGGGTGAGGTGGTGATGGCGGCACCGGGAGCGTTCGCAGCCAGGCGCGAGATCGTCACGGTCTGCCGGCGATTGTACGAGCGCGGGCTGATCGCCGGTCCCGATGGCAACGTCTCGGTGCGTATCGCTCCCGATCGCATACTCGTCACTCCCGCAGGGAAGTCGAAAGTGGACGTGCAGGGGGCCGACCTCGTCGAGCTCACGCTCGATGGCCGGCCGGTGCGCGGCTCCACGCGTGCGTCGTCCGAGGTGCAGATGCACCTGCGCATCTACCAGCGCCGCGCCGACGTGAACGCGGTGGTGCACGCGCATCCGCCCACGGCGACCGGATTCTCCGTGGCGGGCGAGTCCTTTGCCGCGTGCATCCTCCCCGAGGTGATCTACCAGGTCGGTTGGGTCCCGCTGGTGCCGTACGCGACGCCGGGGACCGAGGCGCTGGCCGACGCCTTCGAGCCGTACCTGGACGACCACGACGCCTTCCTCATGGCGAACCATGGGGCGACGACGGTCGGGACATCGCTCACCATCGCGCACCAGCGGATGGAGAGTCTCGAGCACAGCGCGCGCATCGTGCTCACCGCACGACTGCTGGGACGCGTGAACACGCTGACCCCGGCACAGGTAGAAGCGTTGGTCCAGGCGCGACGACGCGCCAAGCCGGGCGAGACCTATCCCGGCTGCCCGATTCCGTGAGAGCAGGCCGAGAGGAAGAGGTATGACGAACTTCGAAACGAACCCGATCGACGCCCTCGAGGGGCTCCTCGCGGAACGCCGCCGCTACGAGGGGTGGCTCGCCCAGCTGGAGGAACGGCGCACCACGTCACCGGCTCACGTCGTGGATCGCGTCCGGAGTGACTACCTCGGACGACTCGAGGGGGTTACGCAGCAGCTGCGCGGGCGTGCCTCCGACCTCGAGCGCTCCGCCTCCGGACTCCGGGAGCGCATCGCCACGCTCGCGGCCGAAGAAGGGGTGCGCCGTGACGAGCGGGCCGAGCTCGAGCTCCGCGCCCTCGTCGGCGAATTCGACGCCGAGCGGGCTCAGCAGTCCATGGGCAGCTGCGACGAGGCGATCGGGCGTCTCAGCGCCGAGCGCACGGGACATGAACGCGAGCTCTCGCGCATCACGGAGGTCCTGGCGATGGTCACCGCTCCGCCGGCGGCGCCGACTGCCGTTCCCTCCGCGGTCGCGGCTTCCGCGTCGCCGCCCCCCGTCGCCGCGGCAGCGGTGCCTGACGAAGGTGCTCCTGCCGCGTCCGCCGAGACGTCGGAGGAGCTCCCCCCGTCTGTTCTGGAGACTCGGACGCTCGCGTCGCCGGAGCCGTCTGCGATGGACGAACTGGCTTTCCTCCAGTCGGTCGTCGATGCGCCCCGGGAACTTCAGGGTGAGCCGGCCGCCGCCGCCACCGAGCCCGAGCTTCCGGCACCACCGGCGTCCCCCCGCGGCGAGGAGCGAGTCGACCTGCTCCCGCCCCCCGTCCTCACCGCGCCACGGCGCCCCACGCCGCTCTCCTCGAACCTTCCCCCGACCTCGCGCGAGAACTTCGCGGCGGGTCCCGCGGGCTCGGCGCTCACGCCGGGGAGCATGCCGTCGTTCCTGAAGGACATGCCCACCGAGCAGGTCAAGACGCTCAAGTGCCAGGAGTGCGGGACGATGAACTACCCCACCGAGTGGTACTGCGAGCGTTGCGGCGGTGAGTTGGCCGCGATGTGAGGCAGGGGGGCGGGCGCAACGAGAGCGGGGCGATCCGAGTGGATCGCCCCGCTTTGTCTGGTACGAGCGCCGGTGCCCTACTTCGCGGCGTTCGCCTTCTTGGCGAGGCGGCTCTTGTGCCGGGCAGCGGTATTCCTGTGAATCAGTCCCTTGCGGGCGGCGCGGTCGAGCAGGGAGACCGCCGTCTTCTGCTGCTCGGGCGTGGCGCCGGCGTCCTTCGCCTTCTTCAACGCCGTGCGAAGCGCCGAACGCTGGGCGCGATTGCGCACGGTCGCGGCGCGGGACTTCCGCATGTTCTTTTCGGCGGAGGCGATATTCGGCACGAAGAAACTCCGGTGGAGCGGTGTTCAGGTGGGTTGGTTGCGAGCCATGAATCCTATTGGCACATAGGGGCCATGTCAAGGAAAGACAGTGCTTTGACTCTCGTTCCCCCCCGCGCTACCTTGCCCGTCCTTCCGCACCACCCCAGCTCATCGTTCGGACCCCATTGGATAAGCTGCAAGAGTTCCTGCTCGTGGCGCCGGTCCTGCTGTTCTCCATGGTCGCCCACGAGTTCGCTCACGGGTACGCGGCGCTCAGGCAGGGGGATCCCACGGCATTCCAGCTCGGGCGCCTGACCTGGAACCCGGTCAAGCACATCGACCCGTTCTTCACGATCATCCTCCCCCTGGTCACCTTCTTTACCGGGGGCTTCATCTTCGGCGGAGCCAAGCCCGTCCCGGTCACCCCGCGCAATTACCGCAACTACCGGCGCGGCGACATCATCGTCTCCATGGCGGGGATCGCCACCAACCTGGTCCTCGCCGTCCTCTGCACCGGCGTCATCGCCCTCCTCGGCCTCATGGGGCGCGCCCTTCCGGTGGCCACCGATACCCTGGCCATCCTCCAGCGGATGTTCATCACCGGCGTGGTCTTCAACCTCATCCTGGCGATGTTCAACCTCCTCCCGATCCCGCCGCTGGATGGGTCGCACGTCATGAAGTACCTCCTCCCGCCGGCGTGGGCCATCCGCTACCAGCAGGTGGGGATGTACGGAATCTTCATCCTCATGATCCTCATGATGACGCGCCTCGGCGCCCCGCTCCTGTCGGCCTGGATGGCGCCGGTGAACCTCGTCGGGGGAACGCTGCTGCGCGCGGTCTCGCAGTTCATCCTCCCGAGCCAGTTCACGCTGGGGATGTGATGACGTCGATCGCGGTCGATCACGACAACGCCTTCGTGGTGGAGCTTTCGGAGTTCCAGGGCCCCCTGGACCTCCTGCTGGGGCTCATCCGCGACGAGAAGGTCGACATCTACGACATCCCCATCTCGCGCATCGCCGACCAGTTCCTGGCGCGCGTCCGCACGCTCGGACTGGACCAGGCGGCGGATTACCTCGAGATGGCGGCGCGCCTCCTCCGCATCAAGGCGCAGATGCTCCTGCCGCGCAACGACAGCGAGGACGCCTGGGAGGATCCGCGCGCCGAACTCGTCAGGCGCCTGCTGGAGTACCAGCAGATGCGCGAAGTCGTGGACGTCCTCGAGGAGCTCGCCGAGGAGCGGCGCTCGCGCTTCGCGCGCGCGTACATCGCGCCCAGCGGTGTCGAGCCGCCACCGGCGCCGCTCGCGTTGTCGCTGGCGGAGCTCCTCTCGGCGATGGACCGCGTCCTGCGCGTGGCGAAGGACCCCGCGGTGCACGACGTGATCCCGCGAGCGCTCGACGTGGACGGGGCCATCGCCACCGTGCGCGGCGTCCTCCTGCTCAAGGAGCGGGCGCGCTGGCGCGACGTCGTCCGGCAGGGGGCCGAGCGCTGGGAGATCCTCTCCGCCCTCCTCGCCCTCCTCGAACTGGCCCGCCGCGGCGAGCTCAAACTCATGCAGGCGAATCCGTTCGCCAACGTGTTCATCACTCGTGAATCCCCTGGCCAAGCTGCTTGAGGCGGCGCTCTTCTCGAGCGCGCGCCCCGTCCCCAAGGAAGAACTGGCGGCGCTCGACCCGGAGTCGTCGCCGGCCGCCGTGCAGGCCGCACTCGACGAGCTGCGCGAGACCTACGACAACGAAGGGCACGGCGTCGAGCTCGTGGAGCTCGGCGAGGGATGGCAGATCCTCACCCGGCCCGAGTACACCGAGGCGATCGAGCGCGCGCAGCTGGCGGTGCGGCCGCACCGCCTCTCGGCGGCCGCGCTCGAGACGCTGGCGATCATCGCCTACCGGCAGCCGATCGGGCGGGCCGAGATCGAGGAGATCCGCGGCGTGAACGTCGGCGGGGTGCTCAAGTCGCTGCACGAGCGCGGCCTCATCGACGTCACCGGACGCGGCGAGGGGATCGGACGCCCGCTCTTGTACGGCACCACGCCGCTCTTCCTCGAACAGTTCGCCCTGCGCCACCTCGAGGAGCTCCCGCGGGCCGATGAACTCGCGGTGGCGCTCCGCGCCGAGCCGAAGCCGATCTGATGAACGAACCGATGCGCATCCACCGCGCCCTGGCGCGCGCCGGGGTCGCATCGCGCCGCCACGCGGAGGCGCTGATTGCCGAGGGACGCGTGCTGGTCAACGGCCTCCCGGCACGGATCGGGCAGGTCGTCGATCCCGCCAACGACCGTGTGCAGGTCGATGGGCGTGAGGTGGTGCTCGGCGCGCCGCGCGCGCGCTGGATCGTCCTCAACAAGCCGGCGGGCGTGATGACGACGCGGCGCGACCCCGAGGGGCGTCGTACCGTCTTCGACCTCGTCCCCGACGTCCCCGGGCTGACGTACGTCGGGCGTCTCGACTTCCTGACCGAGGGCGTCCTCCTCCTCACCACCGACGGCGAGGCCGCACACCGCCTCACGCATCCGAGCCGCGAGGTGGAACGCGTGTACCTGGCCACCGTGCGCGGCAACGCGAAGCGCGCGGCCGAGGCGGCACGCACCGGGGTGGAGCTGGAGGATGGCATCGTGCATCCCGCGTGGGTCAACGTCCACCCGCTGGAGCGGCGGCGCTGGGGATTCGAGATCGCGATCCGCGAGGGACGCACGCGCGAGATCCGCCGGCTGTGCGCCGCCCTCGGGCTGGAGGTGGAGCGCCTGGTGCGCACGCAGTGCGGCCCCGTGCGCCTGGGGATGCTCGAGGCGGGCGCGTGGCGTGAGCTGAGCCCTCGCGAGGCGGCGATGCTCGAGGTGCTCACCGGCACCGAGGTCGCGGCCGGGACGCGGCCACGGAAGCGCGAGGCGCGCTCGGGGGGGGACCGCCCCCCCGCTCGCCCGGTGCGCCGGGGGGGAGCCGAGGGGCGTGGGGCGCGCGAAGGCGACGCCGGGCGTCCCGCGACGCAAGGGCGTGGCGAGGGAACGCGGCCCCCTGGCCGATCGTCTGCAGCGAGGCGGCGCCGGCGCGGCGAGTGATCGCACGGGCCGGTCGCCGGGCGCAACGCGCGGAACCGCGCGCAAGTACGGTGTAAGAGCCAGAAACCCGTCGACCTACAGGAGAACGCGCACGTGGCAACACAAGCGGCAACGGACATGGCGCTGGTGCAGGCCGTCGAACGCGAGGTCGGGAAGCGCGTCGTCGGTCAGGAATACATGGTGGAGCGCCTCCTGATCTCGCTCCTCACCGGGGGCCACGTCCTGCTCGAGGGAGTCCCCGGGCTCGCGAAGACGCTCACCGTGCGCACGCTGGCCGAGACCATCCACACCACGTTCCAGCGCATCCAGTTCACCCCGGACCTCCTTCCCGCCGACGTCCTCGGAACGCAGGTCTTCGACCAGTCGACCGGGAGCTTCTCGATCAAGCGCGGCCCCATCTTCGCCAACATCGTCCTCGCCGACGAGATCAACCGCGCCCCGGCCAAGGTGCAGGCGGCCCTCCTCGAGGCGATGCAGGAGAAGCAGGTCACGTTAGGCGGCCAGACGTTTCGTCTCGAGGAGCCGTTCCTCGTGCTGGCCACGCAGAACCCCATCGAGCAGGAGGGGACCTACCCGCTCCCCGAGGCGCAGGTCGACCGCTTCATGCTCAAGCTGCGCGTGGGTTACCCATCGCGCGAGGAAGAGAAGGAGATCATGCGCCGCATGGCGAGCGGCGAGCCCATCGCCATCGACGCCATCGCCTCGCCGCAGGCCATCCTCGAGGCACGGCACCGGATCACCGAGCTGTACATGGACGAGCGCATCGTCGACTACATCGTCGACCTCGTGCACGCCACGCGATACCCCGCCGACGCCAGGCTCAAGGACCTTGCCCCCCTGATCGAGTTCGGCGCCAGCCCCCGGGCAACCATCGCCCTGGCCCAGGCGTCGCGCGCCCACGCCTTCCTGCGGGGACGCACCTACGTCACGCCGGACGACGTCAAGGCGATCGCGCCCGACGTCCTCCGTCACCGGATCCTCACGACGTACGAGGCCGAGGCGGAGAACGTCTCGAGCGACGACATCGTCACGCGGATCCTCGACACGGTGGAAGCACCGTAATCCCGCCGATGTCCGCGCCAGCCCCTGTCGAGCGCCGTCGGGCGGTGGCGATCTCCCCGGAGATCCTCCGCCAGG of the Gemmatimonadetes bacterium SCN 70-22 genome contains:
- a CDS encoding 30S ribosomal protein S20 — its product is MPNIASAEKNMRKSRAATVRNRAQRSALRTALKKAKDAGATPEQQKTAVSLLDRAARKGLIHRNTAARHKSRLAKKANAAK
- a CDS encoding SMC-Scp complex subunit ScpB, whose amino-acid sequence is MNPLAKLLEAALFSSARPVPKEELAALDPESSPAAVQAALDELRETYDNEGHGVELVELGEGWQILTRPEYTEAIERAQLAVRPHRLSAAALETLAIIAYRQPIGRAEIEEIRGVNVGGVLKSLHERGLIDVTGRGEGIGRPLLYGTTPLFLEQFALRHLEELPRADELAVALRAEPKPI
- a CDS encoding ATPase, which produces MALVQAVEREVGKRVVGQEYMVERLLISLLTGGHVLLEGVPGLAKTLTVRTLAETIHTTFQRIQFTPDLLPADVLGTQVFDQSTGSFSIKRGPIFANIVLADEINRAPAKVQAALLEAMQEKQVTLGGQTFRLEEPFLVLATQNPIEQEGTYPLPEAQVDRFMLKLRVGYPSREEEKEIMRRMASGEPIAIDAIASPQAILEARHRITELYMDERIVDYIVDLVHATRYPADARLKDLAPLIEFGASPRATIALAQASRAHAFLRGRTYVTPDDVKAIAPDVLRHRILTTYEAEAENVSSDDIVTRILDTVEAP